Below is a window of Candidatus Cloacimonadota bacterium DNA.
AATTATTAGTATCCCAGATTTGGAAACATGTCAATAAACATCTTTGCTCTCGAACCTGATACAATAAAGGAACATTTACAAGGATATTTCCCAGATTACCGCTTCAATCAGTTATGTGATTGCCTGTTCAAGAAATTGCATTTCGACCCCCGTATGGCTTCAAACCTTCCCAAGGATATGATAGATTTTTTGGAACAGGAATACAGTTTTAAGCTGCCCAGTATTGCTCATACTACTAAAGCAAAGGATGGCACTACAAAATTTTTGCTAAACCTAGATGACCAAAACAAGATTGAAATGGTGCTAATCCCAACTGCAAAAAAGCGCACATTATGCGTATCATCACAAGTTGGTTGTGCTCGCTTATGCAGTTTTTGCGCAACTGGAACCATGGGTTTTAAAAGAAACCTTGAAACTCATGAAATTGTTGGACAAATAATGCACGCAGCCAAGATTTGCTATCCCGAAAGACTCAGCAACTTAGTTTTTATGG
It encodes the following:
- a CDS encoding radical SAM protein, whose amino-acid sequence is MSINIFALEPDTIKEHLQGYFPDYRFNQLCDCLFKKLHFDPRMASNLPKDMIDFLEQEYSFKLPSIAHTTKAKDGTTKFLLNLDDQNKIEMVLIPTAKKRTLCVSSQVGCARLCSFCATGTMGFKRNLETHEIVGQIMHAAKICYPERLSNLVFMGMGEPMDNLLNVLQSLRVIQSDSGLAFSPRRTTVSTCGIPEGIVKLADSRIKTKLAVSLNSAIDNCRSLLMPINRIYPLK